The following proteins are co-located in the Lagenorhynchus albirostris chromosome 2, mLagAlb1.1, whole genome shotgun sequence genome:
- the VAMP4 gene encoding vesicle-associated membrane protein 4 isoform X3 gives MIQMKKRTFFCKGPSGPRFGPRNEKIKHVQNQVDEVIDVMQENITKVIERGERLDELQDKSESLSDNATAFSNRSKQLRRQMWWRGCKKSGFFISVGEEEDYFSRRIHISSVSLIKYAFK, from the exons ggGACCATCTGGACCAAGATTTGGacctagaaatgaaaaaattaagca tgtTCAGAACCAGGTGGATGAAGTCATTGATGTCATgcaagaaaatattacaaaggtAATAGAAAGAGGGGAGAGACTAGATGAACTACAGGACAAATCAG AAAGCCTGTCGGATAATGCAACTGCTTTTAGCAACAGATCCAAACAACTTCGAAGGCAAATGTGGTGGCGTGGATGCAAA AAATCTGGTTTCTTCATATCTGTCGGTGAAGAGGAAGATTATTTCTCAAGAAGAATCCACATTTCCAGTGTTTCTTTAATAAAGTatgcttttaaataa